The Cannabis sativa cultivar Pink pepper isolate KNU-18-1 chromosome 8, ASM2916894v1, whole genome shotgun sequence genomic interval CTTGTACAGAGAGGGGATGGTTTCTACAAACAGTCTAATTGAAAATGAGACTGATCTAGGATTTTCCTGTGATGGATCCCCAGAAGCCATTGGGTTGGCCTTAGGATATGGAAGTGAAGACCAAGATCAAGAACAAAGCCTGCCCGATCAGCATCAAAAAGCTCCAAACTTAGAGAGTTTTCAAGTAAGTTGTAATGTTGCTGATGATAATGAATCCATTTACTCAATTGGGGGACCACCAGATTCAGAAAAGGAAGGCCAGGAGAACTCTGATACTCAGCTATCTGGTGAATGTGCTGGTGAGGGCAGTGACCAGGCTCTGCGTACTCCACACAGGATTGCGAAATCATTTTCTTTACCAAATCTCAGTGTTTGTTCACCAGTTTCTGCAAGGTGTACGCATTTAGGTGTACGTTCGAAATCTTTTGAAGATTTACATGGTCTTGACATGAGATGGAGAGATATTTCAATTCATGACGCAGAAAAACATTCAGTGCAAAGAAAAGTAGGAGATACTAATCATAACACTGAAAGCCCTTCTGAAAATTATGTTGATGATAATTATGATTCTTGCAATTATTCTGGTATAGCTAAAGACTGGATTATGCCAGTGATGAACAAGGTTGATTCAGCGAAAAGCATTTCAGGAGGATCCTCACTTCACCAGTGGGATGAATTGCCCAACAGAGATTTTAAGATTAAGCGTATTGAGGACTGGGTTAATGATCTTCAACACTGCAGTCCTCTAGAGGAAACAAATGAATTACTCCAGTCTGATGATCACATGAAGGGAGATTCCAGTAATTTTGATGGTTTGGTGAAGGTTGAAGACAAACTCACTCCTGGCATGGAAGTGGCTAAAAGATATATATCTTCTTTGACGGCAGCCACCACTACAGCTCACCTGGCAAACCATGGATTGGTTGTGATCCCATTTCTGAGTGCATTCATAAGCCTGAGGGTGCTCAATCTGTCAGGAAACTCAATAGGTTTGATCTATTtcttcatttaattattttctgaAATATTCAGCATGCTTATGCTGTATGGTAATTTGTGAAAATGATTTATTTTTCCGTTTTAACATTCTGATTATTATTCTGTTTGCCTCCTGGTTCAGTGAGAATAACTGCTGGTGCTCTTCCTCGAGGACTTCATATGTTGAATCTATCGAAGAACAATATTTCCACAATTGAGGGTTTGCGTGAACTCACCAGACTTCGGGTGTTGGACCTGAGCTACAACCGAATTTTCAGAATCGGACATGGTATGATGTAGTTTGATCATAATATTCATAACCTTGAGAGTTGCTGAACATTTTTTTACTTCATTTGTTTTcttagtttagttttttttttcccctTTTGGAAATTGTCAAAATCTAGGAGCTTTGGAAACcaagtttagttttttttttttttttcactaatcTTCTCCAATCAATCCTTGAATTTGAAGGCTTGGCTTCTTGTTCCTCCCTGAAGGAGTTGTACCTAGCTGGAAACAGAATCAGTGAAGTGGAGGGTCTTCACCGTCTCCTAAAATTAACTGTGCTGGATTTACGTTTCAATAAAATCTCTACAGCCAAATGTCTTGGTCAACTTGCTGCCAACTATAGTTCCCTGCAAGCCATCAGCTTGGAAGGGAACCCAGCACAGAAGAATGTTGGAGATGACCAGCTGAAGAAACATCTTCAAGGCCTTCTTCCCCATTTGGCTTACTTCAACAGGCAAACAATCAAAGCCAACACTTTAAAGGATTCTGCAGAGAGATCAGTTCGGCTAGGAACTAGCTCCCACCAGTTTGACCGTGGTCTCAGACCAGATCATAAAACAAGGAAAGGCAGTGTTCTAACCGCTCAGAGGCCTCCCTCTTCTTCAGCACTTGTCCGTGGAAGTCAAGCAGCAGCAGTGTCTCCAAAACGTTCAAAGGGTAGACACAGCCGACTGCCTCCAATGGGGACTAAAGTAACAACTAATCGGCATAATTATATTGATATTGGCAGCAAACTAATGAATGTCAAATCCGATCTTTCAATGCGCAGGAGTCGAAGTGAAGGAACTTTGGGAAATCTATGAGtgatttttcaaacattacagtTTAATTTGTCATTTCAAATCAAACTTCAGAGAATGATATGTTATTTGGATTGTTGTGAGATTCTTGGTTTGAATTCCTTTGTTCTCGTTTTTATTCATGAGCTCTGTTGGCAGGCCCTAATTTGAATAGCAGAATTCtcgttattcttatttttaatttacaatGGTTTGTATAAATTAATAAGCAAAACTGAAATGCAGAAGTGctgttaaatataaaaaaaaatatatcttttatcCAATTATTGATTAGTATCACAACTCTGCTTTTGCTAGTTAGTTTGCTTTGTTGACTTAAGTAAAAATACGTAAAAAAATGTGTAGCAGCAAGACATAAGTTGAAAACTGTAAATGAACAACACAAAGAATCAAACAAGATTGTTGCGAATGTTCGAGTAATTCCCAAAGGAAGATGCATCTCTCGTCCTGCTCCTTTTTTGTCTGAACCCTAATGTTATGACTGTCCTTTTACCGAAGGGAGGATTGACTTGCTGGAGGTTTCGTTTTTTTGTTTTGCTTTTTTAGTTTTCCGTTATGGGTTTTGAGCTTATGCTCATCTTCTTTCTCAGCGTGGTTTGCTGTTTTTGTGGTCATCTCTTTACGAGATCTATGCGACTTTGTCTCTGCATTTCTTAACCAGAAATgaatttcttttcaaaaaacaaaaaaagaaaaagaagaaacaaTTAACAAGAAGAAAAACTGAACTAGTCTGAACAAATAGACAAGCAAATGTTTATTTTACTGTTGCTTATGAAGGTTTGAACCAGAAACGTCTGGAATAATTATTATACACAAGCAATCATTTCATATGATATTCGAGTGGAAATGACGTACAAGCTAAATGGTACCACCTTCATTCATTTTTACAAGGCATAAATAAATGTAACGAAGAGAAATTTTCCAGGCAGCCTCGGTCAGCTTCTgcagtaaaaataaaataaaaaagtcataTAGTTTCTTTTGTTTGGACTAAAGTTCGTCCAGTGATTTTACTTCCAATATAATAACCAACGAAAGACTTGAATCCTACAGGCCAAGACCTGAGATTTGTAGCAAGCGAATgaacagtaaagaaactaaaTTTATCAAGCATACCCTGGatcacataaaaataattttacctGAAATTAGGAAGAAGGAATCATGAATTCGTAGAGAATCAATGGTTAAGCATCTGCAGCGCTGAAGACATTAAAAGTTAAATatgcttagaaaaaaaaaattattgataactTCTGTACTAAGATTGCCATCAATCAAGTATGGACATGAAGCTTCACTCTTTTTCCCTTGTTTTTATGCTAAAGCATCATTCATAACAAGAGATTACGGAACCATAATTATGAAATGCCCTATTTATCACTTATCGGTAACTAAATTAGGTGATCTTCATTGGTGCCCAGATATCAACATTGAGCTTCAATTGAGTTCAAATATTAATCCAAGTTGCATTTCAGTTTTCAGGTTCAAATTTAAATCCTTTGAATGGTTTCGAGATTGGTAGGCCGTTGAATCCACACTCCACAACACTAATCTCATAAACTTCCATTTTGTTTCAATTAATCCAAAACAGAGTATGGTGTTTTAATGGTGTAATACTAATGATCTAACCTTTAAGGATCAGCAGGAGCGTCATGGTACTCTTGATCTTCCTCCTCCGGCACCGGATGCAGCTCAACCTGCTGTACCGCCGCCTTCGCCACAGGCCCACTGCCCACAAAAACGTTGCCAACGCTGTCATCAGACCCATCCTTGTCGTCCGGGTACCGTACCACCACAACAGGACAAATGCAATGGTGAACGCAGTAATCGCTAACGCTACCGAGCCTTCCTTTGGCTGTGCGCTTAGAGGCGCCGAACCCTCGGCTCCCCATGATTACGGCGCTGAGCCCTAGCCTCTCGACCTCCAAGCAGAGCCGCTCTTTCAAGTCGTGGTCCTTCACAATGTGGATTTTAAAGGGAATTTCTCCTTCCACCAATGGCTGGGCCAAGTCCTGGGCTTTCGTGGTAGTGAAAATGTCAAAATCGTCCTCGAGCTTCCTCTGAGACTCTTCCGTTGTGGTTGAGGAAGACGAAGACGAAACGACTTCGTTTTGGTTGTTGCTGTTCGGATTAAGTTCAATGGAGCCCCAATCAGCACCGTAGAGGACGCTCGTGGGACGAACGTGGAGGAGGATCACCGTGTCTCCGGGCCGGAGGTAGTTCTGGACGGCCCATCGAACGGCGTAGGCGCTCTCGTCGCTTAAATCGACTGCGATTGCGATCTTCCGCTGGGAGCCAGAGATTGGGGTCGAGCTCAGAAGAAGGCGCCGTGGCGAGGAAGTTGAGGTCGGGACCGGACGGTCTGGTTCGGGCTGGGGTGTATTCATTGTGGAAAATTACGAAAGTGAGCTTTGGGGTTGGACTGGTTTTTTGCAATGGGAATGGGAAAGGAGCTTTTGGGAATTCGATAATTTGAGTGACCGgaaaagaaacaaaaagaataataataataacagatCAGAAGAGTTGTTGGTAAATGGGTTACTTTCAGGTTTGGATTGGAACCGTAAGTTTTAACCAAAGAGTTCACAAGAGAAGAAGCTGTTGGGAGTGAGTTTAAGAAAGGCAAATTGCACGTGAATGCAAGTGATTCTCAACTAACTAACACTTGTTTTTTTTCACAGCGAAGTTTGAATTTAAGaataattaagttttatttatttttattttttcttttgattaaaaATAAGGGAATGTGTTGTACATCACTTCTCTACTCATTCGGTTATTTTGACAATCTAAGTATCATGTTTGAGTTATAGGAACATTATACATCGGTCTCTATTAATTGAGTAATCGGTAATCATCTTAAAAGTTTTCATCACACAAATGATACCGCCTATAATACTTAGCATTTAGAGAGTCAAGTCTTTGTTAATCCCTTCACGAGACATTGTGGTAGATTTTGAACCCTTGACACAAGCAAAGAAGAATAGCAGTAAAAGCAATCCCTACCACTACACCACACAACACAACCTCTGGTAAGAATAATTAAGTTATGTTAAGTTTGCTTAGCAAAATATAAAATGTTACGTTAAAATATATAACGACTGGAGGTTTCATCTTGGCTGGTTTTAATAAGATTATCCttaatttttacattatttacTTCAAGAATATTTTGGAGTACATGTGTTTTGGGTCTGAATTTGATGGCAAAAATTTGAGGACAAACTTATTTTAAGGATTTTATGATTGTGATTTTTGGAACACGTTGGgacatatttataattaataatatcctaattctttaaaaaaaaaaaaaaacacaaataaaacTCAGAGATTTACGAATCGTACAACCTAAAATTTCTAGCCCTAGAGTTATTTAGacaaacaaaatcaaaattaCCCAAACAACAGAGTAATGCAGATAAGGAAACAcaaactaaggaaaagaaatTATTAGAACAGAAGGAAAAATCAATAAGAAAAGAGAGTTTATCACTTACTGTTTTGATGAAATTTTCTGGGCAGAGGGAAACTTCGCGATCGAAACTCTGAAGGTTGTAAAACTGAGTCTTGATGATTTCTGGAACAAAAAGTGTAATCAGATGAAATAGGCAAAAATATAAGAGATAGTGAAGGCATGCAAGATTGGGGAAAAAGTGGTTGAGATTTTTGCTAAAAGCTCGAAGGTCCGATAGTTGAAAATGGCGAAAATGATGTGCAACTTTAATTTTATACCTAATAAGTGATCACTGTTCGATCAAAGGGAATCTGATCTAACAGGTGGGAACTATACGAGAATGGAATGGTCAGAACATTAAATGAGTAATGATGTGTCTCGAAGTTTTGAACAGCCAAAATTTTAAGCATGCATTTTTTAAACATGATAAATACAATTATACCCCTAGAAGCATTTAATAAGttcttattaattaaaaaacactTTTTATGGAGCAATTGTTAAACCTAAAATTCGACTTTTCATTGGAGACCAACACGTGTCCTACAAAAGGAATATGGATCAACTTAAAGAATATGATAATTAAATTGCATTAATAAATGCGATTTAAATAACTCGTTCcaattaattaaagtttataaaaatattcaaactcACTGACTACATAGGCATATGCGAGATAAGAATAATAACTATTAATGAATTTAATTGACGAGACAATATGTCTGCCTCAGGATAAACAgagtatataataaaaatatgcaAGGCGAGACATCAAGGATCTTACGACTCATTGACACACAATCGTACGTGAAGATTACATTTATTCATCTCGCTTTCTACGCGACATAGTAGTCATCTCGCTAATATCATTATAACGTGAGAATGTTGCGAGAAGAAATATGTCTACATTTAGTATTTTTTCCTCTAAAGACGAATAAGAAGGATAACTCATTCTCAGCAAGAAACAACTTTCTTAGTCAGCATAACCGCTTTAAGGATAAAGACAATGAGTAGTTGGGTAGTTATTAGATATTATCCTATGTGCATATAAATGAAACGTGGGGAATGTCTACTTTTCATCAGCAGTTGTAAATGAATCGATCCCAATAAAAATAACTGCCACCTATAGATctataaataggggcagaaTCCATGAAGAAAGGAACgacaaaatagagagagaatcctattatttattattattgagatTTATACTCTGTATTCGAATAAATATTCCTAACAATATAGACTCGTGGAATATGtaaattttaactacaaaactacataaaatatctggtgtttattattattattaaattttgtaGTAAATTTATTACGTGAAAGGCTATATATTTAGCtaacaaaaatctgcgttaatacttttaaatttaaagcttTTAAGAAAGAGGTAAATAACAAGTAAAAGATACAATTATATcttttcccttctcttttcaaGCTAGTTTTTAAAATTCCTATataaataggaatagtaatCCAAATTTAAAAAGTAACACTAATTTCTAATGCTATtaagattatgaaaaaaatttagagatttaaaagaaaaagagaaatgaTAAGTAAAAGATCAAAagtcttttctcttcttctttctctctctaatttcGAATAGCATTTATAACTAGGATTCAGATTCAAATCTAATCTTAATgtcataacaaaaataaaaaaaaaatcaaatttttaaagGAAAAGGTAAACgataagtgaaaaaaaaaaaaaaaaaaaaaaagatacgttttttctctttttctttgttaattaatttttgaaattcccAAGGACTAAGCAAAAGAGTTCAAAGTCCTAGTTCAATTGAGAATGCTTGAAGAATAGATACAATTACCTAAGAATGTCAAAATTGATGCCCATTTGATAGTTTTAAGCGAAACGGGCTCGATTCACATCATCAAGTTAACTCCACACAAGTGTAAAGTTGACTTGGTAAAAAATGTTAACCCAAAAACTTTCCCTGGTGATGTGAAATTTTGACACGTGACAAGAAGGATGATGTCACGGAGTTGAGTAGATCTGAGTCATAGCAATCGACCTGGGAGGGGACCCTAGCCCTGCGCCAAATTGACTTCGGGAGCTCCAGGATGGAAGTTTGAACTTCAATAACTTAATCCAACTCACTATCTTCTAGTATTATGTACCATAAAGACATGAAGCAGCATAATCGAAGCCCCGGGAGCTAAAATTATACGAACATGTAACTCAGAATCCAACCTAGGCACCTAGGGTTTCACCTAGCGCCCAGGTTGATATTACCAACTTGGATTTTAGTATCCCGGACCTTCTTAGTGCAAATGGGTCAAAACTTGCATTGGGAGATCAACTAGACATACCACAgacatatttgaggcatcaaaatcaaaatcagaGCAAGTTCATTTTTGAGCACCCAGGGCCTCAGGGCCCTGAGCACCTctagcgcccaagttgacaattaGTTAATCTAGACGCCTTCCAAGTATCAGATCGACAATCTGACTTTTACATCTTTTTTGTCTTCATCAAAAATAGGGAAATAGGTCCTTTTGGAGAAGAAACAACACTTCCTGGCTGCTAGAAACAAGGCACAGCCCCTAAGTTGACACATAGGACTGGCCTAACGCCCAGGTTGACCTTTTCTCAATTTGGGCTGATTTCGATGATGTTTTCTGAGAACTCTTCAGAGCATCTTCTCCATTTTTAGAAAAGATTGAGATTTAACTATTTTCGAGGATCAAACGGAACTTCTGAAGGGCCATAACTGGGACCCAGCGCCAAGGTTGACACCTAGTGCTAGGCTATTTCCAATCAAGTTCACCAAAAAGTGCTTTGAACAATTTTTTCCgtcataaaaaataatgaagattCAAGTAAACTCGGAGAGAAATTCACCAACTGGAGCCCTTGGAAATAGGGcctagcgcccaagttgacaatctACCTGTAATGCTGCCTTCAATTATTCAAATGCCAAAAATTCGGCCAATGAATCCGAAATGGTCAAAAATAGGGTAAGAGATTTTGTCCTCAAGCTCAAGAACCTTAAAAGTATCAAAATGAGATCCCAAGAGCTCGGGAATAGGGTACCCATTGCCCACATTGACAAATGGCCTGGTGCGTTGGGTGTTGCTTATCGATTTTGATTTCGTTTCGACGGTTCATCTAGTTCTTAACAATAACTTAGATCCATGAAGTCAGAGAAGCTAAATTCACAACTTTGCATTTCTTATTTCCAAGATGGGATACTTACATGGAAATGAAGAGTTTCGAGTCTCTTATTTTTGCAGAATAGTAATATCTCTGAGAACTGGTGACTAGCTTTGCTAGAACAAAAAGACAGactaagtgatgtcaaaatatcacttagcCATCTTAAAGTAAATTCCTTGGACGTTTTTATACTTACCCAGCGTCCAGGTTGACGTcatatgtcaacttgggcgctgggATGTCGACCTGGGCGCTGGATGTCAATGTGGGGCGTTTGGTCGTGAACATACGTACCTTCATAAATagtcataactcactcaatattgatccgATTGACGCAATTCAACTTGCGTTTCGAGGCTAATTCAATGCTCTATCAAGTCATATCTTACACTTTAATCGTAATTCTAAAGCTATCATCATCAAATCTTATTTTTAAGGGAGTTACGAAAATAAGTTTCAAATTACCCGCAATGCATCCCGCCAAATTTCAGACCAATATCTAGAAATTCGGTCTCATATTGTGGTTATTCTATATCTTGTGTGTTGATCATTTTGTACATGCTAGACCGTTTATTATTTTCAGTTATTCAATTTTATGTAATGAATTTTTTATTACTTATTAATAGATTTAGTTTGAAAATATAGCATATACTTGTTGGAGGACAAGCTTATTGAACTTTAATTGAAAtgcaattagtttttttttttttttacttttttatttttattgtaaacaGGTAGGTGAAcataatttgaataattttgctCCATGAATGTCATCTTCTTATtacaataaataatatctaattTACCTATCcatattaacaaataaatatttttaagtcCGTACTGTGACCTCACTTACATGATTAGTGTCATGActcaaattaatttatgatgatGCTATTTGATTACACCGAGAAATTGATGATTAATTGATAACAcaagatataataaaatttgttcATGTCTATTCTTATTCTCAACTTCTTCAAAAATTTAACTTGAGTCAGTCGGCTGGCGAGAATTGATAGAGTAATAACTACGTTCTataaactcatttttttttagttaaaataaggattgaaattaaaaaaaaaagaactctaactataaaaaataaaataaaaaaataactctctataataaaaaatgaataaggAACTTTCTAAATGTaataatattcttattttttgcTAAATTTTTTAGTATCATTTTAATAAAAACATACTATTATTTTTTGGAGAATTactccatatatatattttttttaacttttttttttaaatttacggtttgaatttctaaagtagttgcaacgctagttgcaataggaattTATGTACGagtttttgttacaatttaagttgcagcgccagttgcaataggagaatctatgtagaattctgtaaaaatacaaaaaaaaaaactattttgaagtataaaaatgaaaaaacctcttactttttttcattatttcaacaaattaatttatatttaataaatttaagttataaaatattattaacatAATCAAATGTTAATTAAAGTAGAAAAAGCAAGAATAATTAAAATGCTCTCTATTCTAATTTCTTTTCAACTATTTTAGCTAaaatttaaatagaaaaataaagagCACCATTAAAGATGCTCTTATATACAGGACAAATGAAACACATTTTTGAGACAATAGCAATCTCTCAATAAGAATACTCCTAATTataattcatttttattattccttctctatttgtaaaataattttacatACTTATGCTAACTATACCCTTCACGTAACAATACTCACTTATTGAGGagatatatatgatatttaCATTTATCAAATATGGTTGGCTTGGCCATATAGCTGTTGCAGGTTGCAGCCACTCGTTAAATTAAATACACGAAAACAACGTCACCTGCATAATCACACAAAAAAGAAATGAAAGACATCTGTGGAACCACGGACCTCATCAATTACTCCAACTCTTTTGATTGTGATGTATAATATATACCTAAATTTTCCATCAACAAAAGATGTTtaatatatagattttctttttctaCCCAACGTGGAGATAGAAAAACACACCTTGATGTAGACTTTTGCTTGTAACGAAGCTTTTATGTCCAGTAATGCATACATGAAATATcctcatatacatatatataaagcaCTTAGTTAAGACAAATGTTAAAATTCAATAGTGCAACGTGGCCTTTTGAAGGAGGTTGAACGTAaaatgagttatatatatgtaaggCTACAAAATTGATAAAGTTTAATAAAGTCAAAACTTATCATGTTTTAAGTCTTGTTTGCCCCAAAAGCACTGATGACAAAGGCCACTAGAAGAATAACACGTATAGACACTAtcgttgttgttattattattattattattattattattattattaaaatggaACTATCATTATTCATAATCTTATCTTATATCTTATATAGTGATGGATAAAGATTAAATGCATAACTGAACcaatcaaatttaattaaattatgaaaaattagatatttaattataattaaattagattagatGTTAAGATTTAAAAgttaatgaaatttcattttcataattaTCAAGtaaaattattgaataattaaaataatacagAACTATAATAAAATTGTTTGAACAGAATTTGACTTTGTTCTATCAGATATAGAATCTGACAGAATAAAAATTTactataaaaagtaaaaatatagaAACAAAAATGACACACAATATTTTATACGTATTATTAGTAATCCTTTTGAATTGTTCTTGGTTTACGGAGATACGctcagaaaataaaatttattagatAAATCTCAAGTAATTACAAAACTAAATTAACTTATATAAATAAAGACTCCTTTTTTGAATTTGTTGCAACTGTTGTTCggagtgttcataaaatagtcgatccaatctaatctgtacgatctaatccaatccgcaaagtaCGGATATCCACActtgtgcagattggattggat includes:
- the LOC115699760 gene encoding uncharacterized protein LOC115699760; translation: MVRFSCFNAHVHSDRPKKTIESSSETFHKTLSDCSHSRLPEVLPNKPSSLLLNSHADSSVTSDIKHVSSSERGWKSKDMKNEFTVEGEVLIPKHGHLKKSQSMQSGLYREGMVSTNSLIENETDLGFSCDGSPEAIGLALGYGSEDQDQEQSLPDQHQKAPNLESFQVSCNVADDNESIYSIGGPPDSEKEGQENSDTQLSGECAGEGSDQALRTPHRIAKSFSLPNLSVCSPVSARCTHLGVRSKSFEDLHGLDMRWRDISIHDAEKHSVQRKVGDTNHNTESPSENYVDDNYDSCNYSGIAKDWIMPVMNKVDSAKSISGGSSLHQWDELPNRDFKIKRIEDWVNDLQHCSPLEETNELLQSDDHMKGDSSNFDGLVKVEDKLTPGMEVAKRYISSLTAATTTAHLANHGLVVIPFLSAFISLRVLNLSGNSIVRITAGALPRGLHMLNLSKNNISTIEGLRELTRLRVLDLSYNRIFRIGHGLASCSSLKELYLAGNRISEVEGLHRLLKLTVLDLRFNKISTAKCLGQLAANYSSLQAISLEGNPAQKNVGDDQLKKHLQGLLPHLAYFNRQTIKANTLKDSAERSVRLGTSSHQFDRGLRPDHKTRKGSVLTAQRPPSSSALVRGSQAAAVSPKRSKGRHSRLPPMGTKVTTNRHNYIDIGSKLMNVKSDLSMRRSRSEGTLGNL
- the LOC115699761 gene encoding universal stress protein PHOS34: MNTPQPEPDRPVPTSTSSPRRLLLSSTPISGSQRKIAIAVDLSDESAYAVRWAVQNYLRPGDTVILLHVRPTSVLYGADWGSIELNPNSNNQNEVVSSSSSSTTTEESQRKLEDDFDIFTTTKAQDLAQPLVEGEIPFKIHIVKDHDLKERLCLEVERLGLSAVIMGSRGFGASKRTAKGRLGSVSDYCVHHCICPVVVVRYPDDKDGSDDSVGNVFVGSGPVAKAAVQQVELHPVPEEEDQEYHDAPADP